Proteins encoded together in one Musa acuminata AAA Group cultivar baxijiao chromosome BXJ3-6, Cavendish_Baxijiao_AAA, whole genome shotgun sequence window:
- the LOC135641476 gene encoding uncharacterized protein LOC135641476 gives MEAGGCVDYTSLNNACPKDCYPLPKVDQLVDATAGHAHLSFMDAFSGYNQIRLAPEDQEHTTFLTDQGVYFYKVMPFGLKNAGATGKSSPCRSSQDTRHAAQVRHATQPYISHILNGPEERYPPIEKLALALVLLARKLRPYFQAHPVEVITDQPLRQILSKFDLTGRLLKWAVELGEYDVRYVSRTAIKAQSVADFIAELTQIEDMDLEQLSEGWVLHVDGSANSKGADAGLVLLAPDERSFERSLRFGFQATDNEAEYEALLAGLRLALEMHMVAIHVLTDSQLVVEQLNGGYEARDPIMAKYLAQVKNLIAKFPHFALSNVSRGENERANALAKLASKSAPEARPEVEELPFRAIEIAAATSGDAPTTCVQEMLRFKRDGTLPPDEATARRLRRTYAWYSEMDGRLYKRSFTYPLLRCLEPDEARTVLAEVHEGVCGEHIGGRTLAHKILRQGYYWPTMCWDTKWKYIIVGVDYFTKWVEAEPLATITEQQIEKFVWRNLVTRFGLPKTIITDNGPQFASGKFREFCESHGIQLRFSSVAYPQTNRLAEVTNRSILDELKRRVSEARSAWTDELPSVLWSLRTTPKTATGESPYSLAFGTEAVLPPEIAIPTPWTKNYDERTTNEGLRAGLDMLVERHADAHLKALSYKRAVARVYNRKVRPLPIKLDDLVLRKTEFSDPT, from the exons atggaagctggaggatgtgttgattacaccagtctcaacaatgcatgcccaaaggattgctaccccctcccaaaggtcgaccagttggtcgacgcaACGGCCGGACACGCTCACCTCTcatttatggacgccttctcgggATACAACCAGATTAGACTGGCGCCCGAAGACCAAGAGCATACGACCtttctcaccgatcaaggggtgtACTTTTATAAGGTCATGCCATTCGGATTAAAGAACGCTGGAGCCAC CGGCAAAAGCTCACCTTGCCGATCTAGCCAAGACACTCGCCACgctgcgcaagttcggcatgcgactcaaccctACATCAGCCACATCCTGAACGGGCCCGAGGAACGGTACCCACCGATTGAGAAGCTGGCACTGGCACTTGTGCTGTTAGCCCGGAagctacgcccctacttccaggctcacccggtggaggtcatcaccgaccaaccactcCGGCAGATTTTGTCTAAGTTTGATCTTACAGGACGtcttctcaaatgggcggtggagctcggcgagtatGATGTACGATACGTGTCAAGAACTgccatcaaagcccagtccgtggccgacttcattGCGGAATTAACTCAGATCGAGGATATGGATCTCGAGCAACTTTCTGAAGGATGGGTCCTGCACGTGGACGGATCGGCCAACTCAAAGGGCGCCGACGCGGGGCTGGTGCTACTAGCTCCCGACGAGCGATCtttcgagcgttccctccgcttcgggttccaagCCACTGACAACGAGGCGGAATATGAGGCGCTCCTAgcaggactcaggttggccctcgaaATGCATATGGTTgccatacacgtcctcaccgactcgcagttgGTAGTCGAGCAACTCAACGGCggatacgaggctcgggacccAATCATGGCGAAGTACCTGGCACAGGTAAAGAACCTGATCGCCAAGTTCCCTCATTTTGCATTATCTAATGTCTCAAGGGGAGAGAACGAGCGAGCCAACGCactagctaagctggcgtcgaaATCAGCCCCCGAAGCCCGGCCCGAGGTCGAGGAGCTCCCTTTCCGTGCCATCGAAATCGCTGCTGCGACCTCGGGCGACGCACCGACCACGTGTGTACAAgagatgctacgcttcaagcgggacgggACCCTTCCCCCCGACGAGGCCACGGCTCGGCGCCTGCGCCGTACGTATGCGTGGTACTCCGAGATGGATGGACGACTCTATAAGCGGTCCTTCACATACCCTCTCCTACGGTGCTTAGAGCCCGACGAAGCTCGAACGGTTCTGGCCGAGGTCCACGAAGGAGTCTGCGGGGAGCACATTGGCGGGCGAACTCTGGcgcacaaaatacttcgccaagggtactactggccgaccatgtgttGGGACACGAAG TGGAaatacatcatcgtgggagtggattaCTTCACCAAGTGGGTTGAGGCCGAGCCACTAGCGACGATCACGGAGCAACAAATAGAAAAGTTCGTGTGGAGGAACCTAGTGACTCGGTTtggcttgcccaaaaccatcattacAGACAACGGGCCTCAGTTCGCCAGCGGAAAGTTCCGGGAGTTCTGCGAAAGCCACGGGATCCagttgaggttcagctcggtggcttaccctcaGACGAACAGGCTAGCGGAAGTAACCAACCGGTCCATTCTAGATgagctcaaaagaagagtgtctgaagcccgatcggcttggacggacgagctcccgagcgtctTATGGTCATTACGCACCACCCCCAAAACTGCGACCGGAGAGTCCCCTTACAGCCTCGCGTTCGGGACCGAAGCTGTCCTACCACCCGAAATAGCTATTCCCACCCCTTGGACAAAAAACTACGACGAGAGAACCACAAACGAGGGACTTCGAGCCGGCCTTGACATGCTCGTGGAACGGCATGCCGACGCGCACTTGAAGGCCCTCTCTTATAAAagagccgtcgcaagggtctacaacaggaAGGTACGTCCCCTACCAATTAAGTTAGATGACCTGGTCCTCCGCAAGACCGAATTCAGTGACCCGACCTGa
- the LOC135641477 gene encoding uncharacterized protein LOC135641477, giving the protein MALYGTSEALMCRAFPTTLRGPAHAWYIGLKTRTITSFDQLARDFELNFLTYARPKSSVALLLRLNQREDDHLSYFVNRFMTQIRGLSDAHPSLLMQAFMIGLRPSRFFWSLVKRPPMAVPKMLQRASQFIAAETWMARRREEHKRVRSEPPRQQQSAAPRCRLDRSDPLAPRPPLPALGSSQTEIFLHIREKGLLKDPHPMRSPRELVDRSKQIEELIRRGHLGQYLRQEKELSPCPEGPVEQHIDVIAGGPASGGSSMTGRKAYARAAPAEAPRHGPEPEITFSAKTSEQSEHDDALVISAKIANAQVRRIMVDTGSSADVLYFDAFQRLALSRENMKPMCSALTGFIGDSISLLGVITLPLTLGAPPRSKTVMTTFLVVDLPTAYNAILGRPTLNKVRAVVSMYYQTVKFPTHAGVGEVTGSP; this is encoded by the exons atggcgctatatgggacttctgaagccttgatgtgcagggcgttcccaacgACTTTGAGGGGGCCGGCCCACGCATGGTACATCGGCCTGAAGACCAGGACCATCACCTCCTTTGACCAGCTCGCCagagacttcgagctcaacttcctgaCCTACGCTCGACCAAAGTCGTCCGTGGCGTTGCTCCtcagactcaaccaaagggaggacgatcaCCTCTCCTATTTCGTGAACCGCTTTATGACCCAAATCCGGGGgctgtcggatgctcacccctctctcttaatgcaggcattcatgataggcctgcggccttccaggttcttctggtctcttGTGAAGCGACCCCCCATGGCGGTACCCAAGATGCTTCAGCGAGCAAGCCAGTTCATCGCCGCAGAGACGTGGATGGCTAGGAGGCGTGAGGAGCACAAGAGGGTCAGGTCGGAGCCACCCCGGCAGCAGCAATCCGCTGCACCACGGTGCAGGTTGGACCGATCTGACCCACTGGCACCAAGGCCCCCTCTCCCCGCCTTGGGTTCGTCCCAAACAGAGATATTTCTCCACATAAGGGAGAAGGGACTACTCAAAGATCcccacccgatgaggagcccgcgaGAACTTGTAGACCGGTCAAA ACAGATCGAGGAGCTTATTCGTAGAGGGCACCTCGGCCAGTACCTTCGGCAGGAAAAGGAACTTTCGCCGTGCCCGGAGGGTCCCGTTGAACAGCACATCGACGTGATAGCAGGCGGACCCGCATCTGGCGGAAGCTCCATGACTGGAAGAAAAGCGTACGCCCGAGCTGCCCCGGCCGAAGCTCCTAGGCATGggcctgagcccgagatcacttTCTCGGCCAAAACGTCCGAACAATCTGAGCACGACGATGCACTCGTGATTTCGGCCAAGATCGCCAATGCGCAAGTAAGAAGGATTATGGTCGAtaccgggagctcggccgacgTACTCTACTTCGATGCCTTCCAAAGGCTCGCCTTGTCTAGAGAGAACATGAAGCcgatgtgctcggcgctcaccggaTTCATCGGTGACTCGATCTCACTGCTGGGGGTAATCACTTTGCCCTTAACCCTAGGAGCCCCACCgaggtcgaagacggtgatgaccaccttCTTAGTGGTTgacctccccacggcatacaacgccatTCTCGGccggccaaccctcaacaaagtcagagccgtcgtctcaatGTACTACCAAACTGTAAAGTTCCCGACCCATGCTGGGGTCGGAGAAGTCACGGGAAGCCCCTGA